From one Methanomassiliicoccales archaeon genomic stretch:
- a CDS encoding type II secretion system F family protein — protein MEEKQLLDIEQLTLKKKDYSRILLIIGTVVMALFVAIGALDAIGGLETGLEWIDWLALGLMGFCGPYGFYSTAQFKRIREIESRLPDFLRDVSEGGRFGMTLAESIKVSSRGRYGRLTPEIQRMAAQIDWGVPATDAIKLFIDRVDTPLVRRMTSIVIKANDAGGNVADVLDMVAHDARETMLNRNERSITMSTYTVVIYVAFAVFLATIFILNSTFLPQMIKAGTQIDAGTTGVSNIPVQVKSDVIPEIQLIFVISVVIHAFGDGILAGVLQDGRIANGLRHSFIMLLIGLIGTRVLG, from the coding sequence ATGGAAGAGAAACAGTTGTTGGACATCGAGCAATTGACCCTCAAGAAGAAGGACTACAGCAGGATCTTGCTCATAATCGGTACTGTGGTCATGGCCCTATTCGTCGCCATAGGCGCACTGGATGCCATCGGTGGTCTGGAGACCGGACTGGAATGGATCGACTGGCTGGCATTAGGCCTGATGGGCTTCTGTGGACCTTACGGATTCTATTCCACCGCCCAGTTCAAGAGGATCAGGGAGATAGAGTCCAGGCTGCCCGATTTCCTTAGGGACGTCTCCGAGGGCGGGCGCTTCGGCATGACCCTGGCCGAGTCTATTAAGGTCTCTTCCCGTGGCAGGTATGGACGCCTGACTCCTGAGATCCAGAGGATGGCGGCGCAGATCGACTGGGGCGTTCCGGCGACGGACGCCATCAAACTCTTCATCGACCGGGTGGACACCCCGTTGGTGCGGAGGATGACCTCCATCGTCATCAAGGCCAACGATGCCGGCGGCAACGTCGCGGACGTTCTGGACATGGTGGCGCACGACGCCAGGGAGACCATGCTGAACCGCAACGAGCGCAGCATTACCATGTCCACCTACACCGTGGTCATATACGTGGCCTTCGCGGTGTTCCTGGCCACGATATTCATCCTGAACTCCACCTTCCTGCCGCAGATGATAAAGGCCGGGACCCAGATAGATGCAGGAACGACCGGCGTGTCCAATATACCGGTGCAAGTGAAATCGGACGTGATTCCAGAGATCCAGCTCATATTCGTCATCTCCGTGGTCATACACGCCTTCGGGGATGGGATATTGGCCGGGGTGCTACAGGACGGAAGGATAGCGAACGGGCTGCGCCATTCGTTTATAATGCTGTTGATAGGATTGATCGGTACCAGGGTACTGGGGTGA
- a CDS encoding type II secretion system F family protein: protein MAGGDSDLFTRMDSTEKSYLRTKSAAPKHVVEAGPRLVKLPEGVVPDYVKLTPYQELSWRTIGKTVIKRMQPNPKLELQLLQAHMRLRPEEFTAFVWMTTLIVGVLSGVLGALFGGILIAFLNIETSMVLISTIMIVVLPPVLAFVVMSSLPSSKAKTRGRDINKRLGAAMSFISAMASADVNIDIIFKELARQPIYGEIKNEAEWITRDTELLGSDILTAISNAAQCTPSTRFQEFLQGVVTTSTSGGQLKPYFLSKASQFEREYKLEIKGQLETLGLMAETFVTVVVAFPLFLIVIMAIMAIVPGAGGNTQTTILLLWLVVGLMVPFSQFGFTFFIWNMTKESTM from the coding sequence ATGGCCGGAGGGGACAGCGACCTATTCACGCGCATGGACTCTACGGAGAAGTCCTACCTGCGCACCAAGAGCGCGGCGCCCAAGCACGTGGTGGAGGCCGGACCGCGTCTGGTCAAGTTGCCCGAGGGAGTGGTGCCCGATTACGTGAAGCTCACACCATACCAGGAGCTTAGCTGGCGCACCATCGGCAAGACGGTCATCAAGAGGATGCAACCCAACCCCAAGCTGGAGCTTCAGCTGCTACAGGCCCATATGCGCCTGCGGCCGGAGGAGTTCACCGCCTTCGTATGGATGACCACCCTGATCGTGGGCGTCCTGTCGGGCGTACTGGGTGCATTGTTCGGTGGGATACTCATCGCCTTCCTGAACATCGAGACCAGCATGGTCCTGATATCCACCATCATGATTGTGGTCCTGCCCCCCGTGCTGGCATTCGTGGTAATGAGTTCATTACCGTCATCCAAGGCTAAGACCAGGGGGAGGGATATCAACAAGCGGCTGGGGGCGGCCATGAGCTTCATCTCGGCCATGGCCAGCGCCGATGTAAACATCGATATAATATTCAAGGAGCTCGCCCGCCAGCCCATCTACGGGGAGATCAAGAACGAGGCCGAATGGATCACCAGGGACACGGAGCTGCTCGGCAGTGACATACTGACGGCGATAAGCAATGCGGCCCAGTGCACCCCGTCCACTCGTTTCCAGGAGTTCCTACAGGGAGTTGTAACCACCTCCACATCCGGAGGCCAGCTCAAACCATACTTCCTGTCCAAGGCCTCGCAGTTCGAGAGGGAGTACAAACTGGAGATCAAGGGCCAGCTGGAGACGCTCGGGTTGATGGCCGAAACTTTCGTCACCGTGGTGGTGGCCTTCCCCCTATTCCTGATCGTCATCATGGCCATCATGGCCATCGTTCCGGGTGCCGGGGGCAACACTCAGACCACTATATTGCTGCTCTGGCTGGTTGTGGGGCTGATGGTGCCGTTCTCCCAGTTCGGTTTCACGTTCTTTATCTGGAATATGACCAAGGAGTCCACGATGTGA
- a CDS encoding type II/IV secretion system ATPase subunit, which yields MSGKEPMKDLELLLESSDTQIERTQKPTLKDRYIGMVHRIRKKPVRMRVPTKDDGSDRAKGGITDIPKISDSNVDEVEIHSILEPYSYVRIKFDNINSEYLYEVIEPALSEDESILLEMLKNSVVLTINQAEGITSREKESILRTVTDDLLKVIGVCLTLESRERIHYYLRRDFIGYSVIDAMMTDPNVEDCSCDGVRIPLYIFHRKYGSIKSNVRFETDEELDSFVVWLAQKCGKHISVAEPMLDATIPDGSRLNATLGKHVTKRGSSFTIRRFKENPFTPVDLLRFKTMSTEMMAYLWISTEFGSSMLVCGGTASGKTTTLNAVLLFIPPQMKIISIEDTRELNLPHENWIPGLTRESFGGRKSFSSGSVDMYDLLTAALRQRPQYLMVGEVRGKEAYVVFQAMATGTISYSTFHAEDVQSMVHRMENDPINLPRALITALDVVLLQAQVKVGTKMTRRVKSLTEIVGMDPETGELITNSVFVWNPADDSFNYSGHSYIFEKVRTIKSWSPREMEREWRRRVEILEYMKKMEFDNYRQVAKLISTYYKNPDKVMKEVREVMNNDKKI from the coding sequence ATGAGCGGAAAGGAACCGATGAAGGATCTGGAGTTGCTGCTTGAGAGCAGCGATACGCAGATCGAAAGGACCCAGAAGCCCACCTTGAAGGACCGCTACATCGGCATGGTCCATCGCATCAGGAAGAAACCGGTCAGGATGAGGGTCCCGACCAAGGACGACGGGAGCGACCGGGCGAAAGGGGGCATCACCGACATACCCAAAATCTCCGACAGCAACGTCGACGAGGTGGAGATCCACTCCATACTGGAACCTTATTCCTACGTGCGCATCAAGTTCGACAACATAAACTCCGAGTACCTTTACGAGGTCATTGAACCGGCGCTCTCCGAGGACGAGAGCATCCTGCTCGAGATGTTGAAGAACAGCGTGGTACTGACCATCAATCAGGCCGAAGGGATAACATCTAGGGAGAAGGAGAGCATCTTGCGCACGGTGACGGATGATCTGCTCAAGGTCATCGGCGTATGTCTGACCCTAGAGTCCCGGGAGCGCATCCATTACTACCTGCGCCGCGACTTCATCGGCTATTCGGTCATCGACGCCATGATGACCGACCCCAACGTCGAGGACTGCTCCTGCGATGGAGTGAGGATCCCGCTCTACATATTCCACCGCAAGTACGGCTCCATCAAGTCGAACGTGAGGTTCGAGACGGACGAGGAGCTGGATTCCTTCGTGGTCTGGCTGGCCCAGAAGTGCGGCAAGCACATTTCCGTGGCCGAGCCGATGCTGGACGCCACCATACCCGACGGCTCCCGTCTGAACGCCACCCTAGGGAAGCACGTGACCAAGCGCGGTTCGTCCTTCACCATTCGGCGTTTCAAGGAGAACCCCTTCACACCAGTGGACCTGTTGCGCTTCAAGACCATGAGCACGGAGATGATGGCCTATCTGTGGATATCCACAGAGTTCGGCAGCTCCATGCTGGTCTGCGGTGGCACGGCCAGCGGCAAGACCACCACTCTCAACGCCGTGCTGCTGTTCATACCCCCTCAGATGAAGATCATCAGCATCGAGGACACCAGGGAGCTCAACCTACCGCACGAGAACTGGATACCTGGGCTTACCCGGGAGTCCTTTGGCGGACGCAAAAGCTTCTCTTCCGGTTCCGTCGACATGTACGATCTGCTCACCGCCGCCCTCAGGCAGCGTCCGCAATATCTGATGGTCGGTGAGGTGCGTGGCAAGGAAGCGTACGTGGTCTTCCAGGCCATGGCTACCGGGACAATCTCATACTCTACCTTCCACGCCGAGGACGTGCAGTCCATGGTCCACAGGATGGAGAACGACCCCATCAACCTGCCCCGGGCCCTGATAACCGCTCTGGACGTGGTCCTGCTCCAGGCCCAGGTGAAGGTCGGGACCAAGATGACCAGGCGCGTGAAGTCCCTGACGGAGATCGTGGGCATGGACCCCGAGACCGGGGAGCTCATAACCAACTCAGTGTTCGTGTGGAACCCGGCCGACGACTCGTTCAACTACAGCGGGCATTCCTACATCTTTGAGAAGGTCAGGACCATCAAGAGCTGGTCCCCCAGGGAGATGGAAAGGGAATGGCGGCGCCGGGTGGAGATCCTGGAGTACATGAAGAAGATGGAGTTCGACAACTATCGTCAGGTGGCCAAGCTCATCTCCACCTACTACAAGAACCCGGACAAGGTCATGAAGGAAGTCCGCGAGGTCATGAATAACGACAAGAAGATCTAA